The Agromyces sp. LHK192 genome includes a window with the following:
- a CDS encoding response regulator transcription factor, whose product MAQLLILSPAADEDVLPALSLLTHRTRVIPASPEQLVRAPESDLLFLDARTNLAGAKALAQILRTTGLSAPLILIVTEGGLTAVSPDWGVDDVVLEHAGPAEIDARIRLAIGRAQSAQPSERIQTSGVVIDEASYSAKVHGRPLDLTYKEFELLRFLAAHPSRVFTREQLLSEVWGYDYFGGTRTVDVHVRRLRAKLGDLESLIGTVRNVGYRFNVHEEDEQTPAVR is encoded by the coding sequence GTGGCGCAGCTGTTGATCCTGTCGCCGGCGGCTGACGAAGACGTCCTCCCGGCTCTGTCGCTTCTGACTCACCGGACCCGGGTCATCCCGGCGTCACCGGAGCAGTTGGTGCGCGCACCGGAGTCCGATCTCCTCTTCCTCGACGCGCGGACGAACCTCGCCGGCGCGAAGGCGCTCGCACAGATCCTGCGGACCACGGGCCTGTCCGCCCCGCTCATCCTCATCGTCACCGAGGGCGGGCTCACCGCCGTCTCCCCCGACTGGGGCGTCGACGACGTCGTGCTCGAGCACGCCGGCCCCGCCGAGATCGACGCGCGCATCCGCCTCGCCATCGGCCGCGCGCAATCGGCGCAGCCGTCCGAGCGCATCCAGACCTCGGGAGTGGTCATCGACGAGGCCAGCTACTCGGCCAAGGTCCACGGGCGCCCGCTCGACCTCACGTACAAGGAGTTCGAGCTGCTCCGCTTCCTCGCGGCGCACCCGTCGCGGGTGTTCACCCGCGAGCAGTTGCTCAGCGAGGTCTGGGGCTACGACTACTTCGGCGGCACGCGCACGGTCGACGTGCACGTGCGACGCCTCCGCGCGAAGCTCGGCGACCTCGAGAGCCTCATCGGCACGGTGCGCAACGTCGGATACCGCTTCAACGTCCACGAGGAGGACGAGCAGACGCCCGCGGTCCGCTGA
- a CDS encoding RNA degradosome polyphosphate kinase — MTDTLDDDRTASDFDDDFEPFDLEGAPELPAERYLDRELSWLAFNQRVLELAEDPRLPVLERANFLAIFASNLDEFFMVRVAGLKRRIMTGLAVPTNVGRAPIDVLADISRKAHVLQERHALAYQELVRPALAEAGIHVVRWSELGETEHAHLREYFGAQIFPVLMPLAVDPAHPFPYISGLSLNLAVRVRNSRTGRQEFARVKVPQMLPRFVQVSATEHADDARYIALEELIANHLGDLFPGMEILDHHVFRVTRNEDVEIEEDETENLIKALEKELLRRRFGPPIRLEVTDDMDDLTLGLLVRELDISDQEVYRLPAPLDLGGLFDLSRIDRPELHYSTQVPTTNAQLMPTEPNRSVDVFEAVSRKDVLLHHPYESFATSVQAFLEQAAADPNVLAIKQTLYRTSGDSPIVEALIDAAESGKQVLALVEIKARFDEAANITWARKLEKAGVHVVYGLVGLKTHCKLALVIRQERGQLRHYSHIGTGNYNPKTSRIYEDLGLLTADDQVGKDLTRLFNELSGYAIEKKFKRLLVAPLHLRKGLLKLISAETRNAEAGKPSGIRIKVNSMVDEAIIDALYRASNAGVPVEVWVRGICSLRPGVEGLSENIRVRSILGRYLEHSRIFAFANNGDPQVYIGSADMMHRNLDRRVEALVRLTDPDHLDEIEANFDLALDEGTASWHLAGDGTWTRHSSDAEGHPLLDLQESLMRRVAHRSRPGKRR; from the coding sequence ATGACCGACACCCTCGACGACGACCGCACCGCGAGCGACTTCGACGACGACTTCGAGCCGTTCGACCTCGAGGGTGCACCCGAACTCCCCGCCGAACGCTACCTCGACCGCGAGCTGAGCTGGCTGGCGTTCAACCAGCGCGTGCTCGAACTCGCCGAGGATCCGCGGCTGCCCGTGCTCGAGCGTGCGAACTTCCTCGCGATCTTCGCCTCCAACCTCGACGAGTTCTTCATGGTGCGCGTCGCGGGCCTCAAGCGACGCATCATGACCGGCCTCGCCGTCCCGACCAACGTCGGGCGTGCGCCGATCGACGTCCTGGCCGACATCTCCCGGAAGGCCCACGTCCTGCAGGAACGCCACGCGCTGGCGTACCAGGAGCTGGTGCGGCCGGCACTCGCCGAGGCGGGCATCCACGTCGTGCGATGGAGCGAGCTGGGAGAGACCGAGCACGCCCACCTGCGCGAGTACTTCGGCGCGCAGATCTTCCCCGTCCTGATGCCGCTCGCGGTCGATCCCGCACACCCGTTCCCCTACATCTCCGGCCTCTCGCTGAACCTCGCCGTCCGCGTGCGCAACAGCCGCACGGGCCGGCAGGAGTTCGCGCGCGTCAAGGTCCCGCAGATGCTGCCGCGATTCGTGCAGGTGAGCGCGACCGAGCACGCCGACGACGCGAGGTACATCGCGCTCGAGGAGCTGATCGCCAACCACCTCGGCGACCTCTTCCCCGGCATGGAGATCCTCGACCACCACGTCTTCCGCGTCACCCGCAACGAAGACGTCGAGATCGAGGAGGACGAGACCGAGAACCTGATCAAGGCCCTCGAGAAGGAACTGCTGCGGCGCCGATTCGGACCGCCGATCCGGCTCGAGGTGACCGATGACATGGACGACCTCACGCTCGGCCTCCTCGTGCGCGAGCTCGACATCTCCGACCAGGAGGTCTACCGCCTGCCGGCGCCGCTCGACCTCGGCGGACTGTTCGACCTGTCGAGGATCGACCGCCCGGAGCTGCACTACTCGACGCAGGTGCCGACGACGAACGCGCAGCTGATGCCGACGGAGCCCAACCGGTCGGTCGACGTCTTCGAGGCGGTCTCGCGCAAGGACGTGCTGCTGCACCACCCGTACGAGTCGTTCGCCACCAGCGTGCAGGCGTTCCTCGAGCAGGCCGCGGCAGACCCGAACGTGCTCGCCATCAAGCAGACCCTGTACCGCACTTCGGGCGACAGCCCCATCGTCGAGGCGTTGATCGATGCCGCCGAATCGGGCAAGCAGGTGCTCGCGCTCGTCGAGATCAAGGCCCGCTTCGACGAGGCCGCGAACATCACCTGGGCGCGCAAGCTCGAGAAGGCGGGCGTGCACGTCGTGTACGGGCTCGTCGGCCTCAAGACGCACTGCAAGCTCGCGCTCGTGATCCGCCAGGAGCGCGGGCAGCTCCGCCACTACAGCCACATCGGCACGGGCAACTACAACCCGAAGACGAGCCGCATCTACGAGGATCTCGGCCTGCTCACGGCCGACGACCAGGTCGGCAAGGACCTCACCCGCCTGTTCAACGAGCTGTCCGGGTACGCCATCGAGAAGAAGTTCAAGCGACTCCTCGTGGCGCCGCTCCACCTGCGCAAGGGCCTGCTGAAGCTCATCTCGGCGGAGACCCGCAACGCCGAGGCCGGCAAGCCGAGCGGCATCCGCATCAAGGTGAACTCGATGGTGGACGAGGCGATCATCGACGCGCTGTACCGCGCGTCGAACGCGGGCGTGCCCGTCGAGGTCTGGGTGCGCGGCATCTGCAGCCTCCGGCCGGGGGTCGAGGGACTCAGCGAGAACATCCGCGTCCGCTCCATCCTCGGGCGGTACCTCGAGCACTCCCGGATCTTCGCGTTCGCGAACAACGGCGACCCGCAGGTGTACATCGGCTCCGCCGACATGATGCACCGCAACCTCGACCGCCGGGTCGAGGCGCTCGTGCGCCTCACCGACCCCGACCACCTCGACGAGATCGAGGCGAACTTCGACCTCGCCCTCGATGAGGGAACGGCTTCGTGGCACCTCGCCGGCGACGGGACCTGGACGAGGCACTCGAGCGACGCGGAGGGGCATCCGCTGCTCGACCTGCAGGAGTCCCTGATGCGCCGCGTCGCCCATCGCAGCCGACCCGGGAAGCGGCGATGA
- a CDS encoding NUDIX hydrolase, translating into MSRAVVEEAVFAAGALCWRLIEGRVHVLVVHRTAYGDVTIPKGKVDPGETLPQTAVREIAEETGLAIALGVPLGESRYTMPSGRDKVVHYWAAEVSEQAVQRSTFRPNAEIAAVEWVTVKRARSYLSYEPDVAILDAFARLVDETVTTTFPLLVVRHGKAVSRSGWEGADPGRPLSATGVAQAAALVETLTAWGPRRIVSSSAVRCVTTVTPLAAATGLRIRRDDGISQEAWESGDDEVRRVVGKRVRVGKPAVLCSHGPVLPGILRELALATATPFGAYIDDAAALEPGAFSVVHVSATNPSSGIVAVETHPAPTLRMSRTA; encoded by the coding sequence ATGAGCCGCGCGGTGGTCGAGGAGGCGGTCTTCGCCGCCGGGGCATTGTGCTGGCGGCTCATCGAGGGACGTGTGCACGTGCTCGTCGTGCACCGCACCGCCTACGGCGACGTCACGATCCCCAAGGGCAAGGTCGACCCCGGCGAGACGCTGCCGCAGACCGCGGTCCGCGAGATCGCCGAGGAGACGGGCCTCGCGATCGCACTGGGGGTCCCTCTCGGCGAGTCGCGCTACACGATGCCGAGCGGCCGCGACAAGGTCGTGCACTACTGGGCGGCCGAGGTGAGCGAGCAGGCCGTGCAGCGCTCGACGTTCCGGCCGAACGCCGAGATCGCGGCGGTCGAGTGGGTGACCGTCAAGCGGGCGCGCTCGTACCTGAGCTACGAGCCCGACGTCGCGATCCTCGACGCGTTCGCGAGGCTCGTCGACGAGACCGTGACGACCACGTTCCCGTTGCTCGTGGTGCGGCACGGAAAGGCGGTGTCGCGCTCGGGCTGGGAGGGCGCCGATCCCGGCCGGCCGCTCTCGGCGACCGGCGTGGCGCAGGCTGCCGCCCTCGTCGAGACCCTCACGGCCTGGGGGCCCCGACGCATCGTGTCGAGTTCCGCGGTGCGATGCGTCACCACGGTGACGCCGCTCGCCGCGGCGACGGGACTGCGCATCAGGCGCGACGACGGCATCAGCCAGGAAGCCTGGGAATCCGGCGACGACGAGGTGCGCCGTGTCGTCGGCAAGCGCGTCAGGGTCGGCAAGCCCGCCGTGCTGTGCAGCCACGGCCCGGTGCTGCCCGGAATCCTCCGGGAGCTCGCCCTCGCGACGGCGACGCCGTTCGGCGCCTACATCGACGACGCCGCCGCGCTCGAACCGGGTGCCTTCAGCGTCGTGCACGTCTCGGCGACGAACCCGAGCTCGGGCATCGTCGCCGTCGAGACGCACCCGGCGCCGACCCTCCGGATGTCGCGCACCGCCTGA
- a CDS encoding phosphate ABC transporter substrate-binding protein PstS yields the protein MNLKRFGVPAVIATAAVLALSSCASNESGATTEESASSLSGNLVGAGASSQDSAQQAWIAAFQTANPEVTIDYDPSGSGAGRETFLEGASDFAGSDRAFNDEELAEGGFAKCAPDTDIVELPLYISPIAVIFNLEGVDSLNLDAATVAGIFAGTITTWNDPAIVALNEGVELPATAITPVHRSDDSGTTENFTEYLGATAPDVWTHEADGVWPIEGGEAAQGTSGLVDAVTNGTGTIGYADASRAGDLGTVAIQVGDEFVQYSPEAAAAIVDASPLAEGRAAGDLAIEIDRTSTEAGVYPIVLVSYLIACQEYAEPDNVELVKSYLSYIASAEGQDAAATDAGSAPISDTLREQVVAAIDSIK from the coding sequence GTGAACCTCAAGCGTTTCGGCGTGCCTGCCGTCATCGCCACCGCAGCTGTGCTCGCGCTCAGCTCCTGCGCCTCCAACGAGTCGGGCGCCACCACCGAGGAGTCGGCCTCGTCCCTCTCGGGCAACCTCGTCGGCGCCGGCGCGTCGTCGCAGGACAGCGCGCAGCAGGCGTGGATCGCCGCGTTCCAGACCGCGAACCCCGAAGTCACGATCGACTACGACCCCTCGGGGTCGGGCGCAGGCCGCGAGACGTTCCTCGAGGGCGCCAGCGACTTCGCCGGCTCGGACCGTGCGTTCAACGACGAGGAGCTCGCCGAGGGCGGCTTCGCGAAGTGCGCCCCCGACACCGACATCGTCGAGCTGCCGCTGTACATCTCGCCGATCGCGGTGATCTTCAACCTCGAGGGCGTCGACTCGCTCAACCTCGACGCCGCGACCGTCGCGGGCATCTTCGCCGGCACGATCACCACGTGGAACGATCCCGCGATCGTCGCGCTGAACGAGGGCGTCGAGCTCCCTGCCACCGCGATCACGCCGGTCCACCGCTCGGACGACTCGGGCACGACCGAGAACTTCACCGAGTACCTCGGTGCGACCGCTCCCGACGTCTGGACCCACGAGGCCGACGGCGTCTGGCCGATCGAGGGCGGCGAGGCCGCACAGGGCACCTCGGGCCTGGTCGACGCAGTCACCAACGGCACCGGCACCATCGGCTACGCCGACGCGTCGCGCGCCGGCGACCTCGGCACCGTCGCGATCCAGGTCGGCGACGAGTTCGTCCAGTACTCGCCCGAGGCCGCCGCAGCCATCGTCGACGCCTCGCCGCTCGCCGAGGGCCGTGCCGCCGGCGACCTGGCGATCGAGATCGACCGCACCTCGACCGAGGCCGGCGTCTACCCGATCGTCCTCGTGAGCTACCTCATCGCCTGCCAGGAGTACGCCGAGCCCGACAACGTCGAGCTCGTGAAGTCGTACCTCTCGTACATCGCCAGCGCCGAGGGCCAGGACGCCGCGGCGACCGACGCCGGTTCGGCCCCGATCTCCGACACGCTGCGCGAGCAGGTCGTGGCGGCGATCGACTCCATCAAGTAA
- the pstC gene encoding phosphate ABC transporter permease subunit PstC, with the protein MSTAPAPIKAKMRLGDLVFSRSALFAGSMILVTLAAVAIFLVVQSIPALFATNEDASILPTNFWEYVGPLVFGTIWAAALALLMAVPVSIGIALFISHYAPRRLASVLGYVVDLLAAVPSVVFGLWGIGVLAPAIVPFYAWLNENLGWIPLFAGDVTATGRTILTAAVVLAVMVLPIMTAICREVFLQTPVLHEEAALALGATRWEMIRMAVLPFGRPGIISASVLGLGRALGETMAVAMVLSASHVITFELLTSVNPTTIAANIALSFPEAYALNVNVLIATGLILFIVTFAVNAIARWIVDRRKEFSGAN; encoded by the coding sequence ATGAGCACCGCTCCCGCACCGATCAAGGCGAAGATGCGCCTCGGTGACCTCGTCTTCTCGCGGTCGGCGCTGTTCGCCGGCTCGATGATCCTCGTGACGCTCGCCGCGGTCGCGATCTTCCTCGTCGTGCAGTCGATCCCCGCGCTCTTCGCCACGAACGAGGACGCGTCGATCCTGCCCACCAACTTCTGGGAGTACGTCGGCCCGCTGGTATTCGGCACCATCTGGGCAGCCGCACTCGCGCTGCTCATGGCGGTGCCGGTCTCCATCGGCATCGCGCTGTTCATCTCGCACTACGCACCGCGGCGGCTCGCGTCGGTGCTCGGCTACGTCGTCGACCTGCTCGCCGCTGTGCCCTCGGTCGTCTTCGGCCTCTGGGGCATCGGCGTGCTGGCGCCGGCGATCGTGCCCTTCTACGCCTGGCTCAACGAGAACCTGGGCTGGATCCCGCTCTTCGCCGGGGACGTCACCGCGACGGGCCGCACCATCCTCACCGCGGCGGTCGTGCTCGCCGTGATGGTGCTCCCGATCATGACCGCGATCTGCCGCGAGGTCTTCCTGCAGACGCCGGTGCTGCACGAGGAGGCCGCGCTCGCGCTCGGCGCCACCCGCTGGGAGATGATCCGGATGGCGGTGCTGCCGTTCGGCCGCCCCGGCATCATCTCGGCCTCGGTGCTCGGACTCGGCCGCGCGCTCGGCGAGACCATGGCCGTCGCGATGGTGCTCTCGGCCTCGCACGTGATCACGTTCGAGCTCCTGACCTCCGTCAACCCCACGACGATCGCCGCGAACATCGCGCTGAGCTTCCCCGAGGCGTACGCGCTGAACGTCAACGTGCTCATCGCCACCGGCCTCATCCTCTTCATCGTCACCTTCGCGGTGAACGCGATCGCGCGCTGGATCGTCGACCGCCGCAAGGAATTCTCGGGAGCGAACTGA
- the pstA gene encoding phosphate ABC transporter permease PstA yields MTVTTTPPETGRKPAAAPISNSLTAGRLPTGAPWYMLAATLAVSAVLFGVIAAGSGEFNWVGMILLGAVLYVPIVWIFSSVVEGRRRATDRLVTALVTGAFLLAMIPLISVTVTVVSLGLARFDADFFTMSMRNVTGEGGGALHAIMGTLLMTGTAALISIPIGLMTSIYLVEYGRGKIARGITFLVDVMTGIPSIVAGLFAYALFALIFGPGVRLGIAGAVALAVLMIPVVVRSSEEMLRLVPMELREASLALGVPKWLTIVKVVLPTSIAGITTGVMLSIARVIGETAPLLIAAGFTQSMNYNLFDGRMQSLPVFVYTQYANQGNPAEAYLDRAWAGALTLILIVMALNLIARLVARYFAPKFGR; encoded by the coding sequence ATGACCGTCACCACGACTCCGCCCGAGACCGGCCGGAAGCCCGCCGCCGCCCCCATCTCGAACTCCTTGACCGCCGGACGCCTGCCGACCGGTGCGCCCTGGTACATGCTCGCCGCCACGCTCGCCGTCTCCGCCGTGCTGTTCGGCGTGATCGCAGCCGGTTCCGGCGAGTTCAACTGGGTCGGCATGATCCTCCTCGGCGCCGTGCTGTACGTGCCGATCGTGTGGATCTTCTCGTCCGTCGTCGAGGGTCGCCGCCGGGCGACCGACCGCCTCGTCACCGCGCTCGTGACCGGCGCGTTCCTGCTCGCGATGATCCCGCTCATCTCGGTGACCGTGACCGTCGTCAGCCTCGGGCTCGCCCGCTTCGACGCCGACTTCTTCACGATGTCGATGCGCAACGTCACCGGCGAGGGCGGCGGCGCGCTGCACGCGATCATGGGAACGTTGCTGATGACCGGCACGGCCGCGCTCATCTCGATCCCGATCGGCCTGATGACCTCGATCTACCTCGTCGAGTACGGTCGCGGCAAGATCGCGCGCGGCATCACGTTCCTGGTCGACGTGATGACCGGCATCCCGTCGATCGTGGCCGGCCTGTTCGCCTACGCGCTGTTCGCGCTCATCTTCGGTCCGGGCGTGCGCCTGGGCATCGCCGGCGCCGTCGCATTGGCGGTCCTCATGATCCCCGTCGTCGTGCGGTCGAGCGAGGAGATGCTCCGCCTCGTGCCCATGGAGCTCCGCGAGGCCTCCCTCGCCCTCGGCGTGCCGAAGTGGCTCACGATCGTCAAGGTCGTGCTGCCGACCTCGATCGCCGGCATCACGACCGGGGTCATGCTCTCGATCGCCCGGGTCATCGGCGAGACCGCGCCGCTGCTCATCGCCGCCGGCTTCACGCAGAGCATGAATTACAACCTCTTCGACGGCCGCATGCAGTCGCTGCCGGTGTTCGTCTACACGCAGTACGCCAACCAGGGCAACCCGGCCGAGGCGTACCTCGACCGCGCGTGGGCCGGTGCGCTCACCCTGATCCTCATCGTCATGGCGCTGAACCTCATCGCGCGCCTCGTCGCGCGGTACTTCGCGCCCAAGTTCGGCCGTTGA
- the pstB gene encoding phosphate ABC transporter ATP-binding protein PstB: protein MSKRIEVNDLNVYYSKFLAVEGVSLDIEPRSVTAFIGPSGCGKSTFLRTLNRMHEVIPGARVEGEVLIDGNDLYGPGVDPVLVRRQVGMVFQRPNPFPTMSIKDNVLAGARLNNRRMSKSEADELTEKSLRGANLWNEVKDRLDRPGSGLSGGQQQRLCIARAIAVSPEVILMDEPCSALDPISTLAIEDLIEELKQEYTIVIVTHNMQQASRVSDRTAFFNIAGTGKPGKLIEYADTTTIFSNPSVQATEDYVSGRFG, encoded by the coding sequence GTGTCCAAGCGCATCGAAGTCAACGACCTCAACGTCTACTACTCGAAGTTCCTCGCAGTCGAGGGCGTGTCCCTCGACATCGAGCCCCGCAGCGTCACCGCCTTCATCGGGCCGTCGGGCTGCGGCAAGTCGACCTTCCTCCGCACCCTGAACCGCATGCACGAGGTCATCCCGGGCGCGCGGGTCGAGGGCGAGGTCCTCATCGACGGCAACGACCTCTACGGCCCGGGCGTCGACCCGGTGCTCGTGCGCCGTCAGGTCGGCATGGTCTTCCAGCGGCCCAACCCGTTCCCCACGATGTCGATCAAGGACAACGTGCTCGCGGGGGCGCGTCTGAACAACCGCCGGATGTCGAAGTCGGAGGCCGACGAGCTCACCGAGAAGTCGCTGCGCGGGGCGAACCTCTGGAACGAGGTCAAGGACCGGCTCGACCGACCCGGCTCGGGCCTGTCGGGCGGCCAGCAGCAGCGCCTGTGCATCGCACGAGCCATCGCGGTCTCCCCCGAGGTCATCCTGATGGACGAGCCCTGCTCGGCGCTCGACCCGATCTCGACGCTCGCCATCGAGGACCTCATCGAGGAGCTCAAGCAGGAGTACACGATCGTGATCGTGACCCACAACATGCAGCAGGCGTCGCGAGTGAGCGACCGCACCGCGTTCTTCAACATCGCCGGCACCGGCAAGCCCGGCAAGCTGATCGAGTACGCCGACACGACCACGATCTTCTCGAACCCGTCGGTGCAGGCGACCGAGGACTACGTCTCCGGCCGCTTCGGCTGA
- a CDS encoding glycosyl hydrolase family 18 protein: protein MQKTPPRRGIRRVLAAIATGALVAGLAGMGAASAQAAEPEAPSGVNGYRNVGYFAQWGVYGRDYKLKQLETSGAAADLTHINYAFGNIHHQTLKCFIANKAQGTGPNGSDGAGDAWADFGMGYTAANSVGGVADTWDQPLAGSFNQLKQLKQKHPNLKVMLSIGGWTWSKNFSKAAATDATRKAFVSSCIDLYIKGNLPVIDGRGGAGAAAGVFDGIDIDWEWPGSNDGEVGNHVDPVNDKGNFKLLLKEFRTQLDAYGATTGKDYQLSAFLPASPSVIDAGGWNDPELFQYLDFGNVQGYDLHGAWNPSLTGHQINLYDDPADTRSASQQFSVDKAVKKYLTAGIAPKQLGLGLAAYGRGWKSSSQAPWGAATGAAAGTWEAGIEDYSKLKNVGTGYHDAAVGASWRFDGTNWWSIDDPKTIALKKDYIVSKGLGGGMWWELDGDREGELVGLLADGLRAAPTGPATDPTNPTDPTDPTDPTDPTDPTDPTGCTAAAWTASGTYTGGAKVSHDGSEYAAKWWTQGETPGSAAVWALIGPCATDPTDPTDPTDPTDPTDPTDPTDPTDPTDPTDPGTCSTAAWNASTAYSGGATVSHQGSVYKAKWWTQNNVPGAEQWGPWALQGAC from the coding sequence ATGCAGAAGACACCACCGAGGCGCGGCATCCGTCGCGTGCTCGCGGCCATCGCGACCGGCGCACTCGTCGCCGGACTCGCCGGCATGGGCGCGGCGAGCGCCCAGGCCGCCGAGCCGGAGGCGCCCAGCGGCGTCAACGGCTACCGGAACGTCGGCTACTTCGCCCAGTGGGGCGTCTACGGCCGCGACTACAAGCTCAAGCAGCTCGAGACCTCGGGCGCCGCGGCGGACCTCACCCACATCAACTACGCGTTCGGCAACATCCACCACCAGACGCTCAAGTGCTTCATCGCCAACAAGGCCCAGGGCACGGGCCCCAACGGCTCGGACGGCGCCGGCGACGCGTGGGCCGACTTCGGCATGGGCTACACCGCGGCCAACTCGGTCGGCGGCGTCGCCGACACCTGGGACCAGCCGCTCGCCGGATCGTTCAACCAGTTGAAGCAGCTCAAGCAGAAGCACCCGAACCTCAAGGTCATGCTGTCGATCGGCGGCTGGACCTGGTCGAAGAACTTCTCGAAGGCGGCGGCGACGGATGCCACGCGCAAGGCGTTCGTGTCGAGCTGCATCGACCTCTACATCAAGGGCAACCTGCCCGTGATCGACGGACGCGGTGGCGCCGGCGCCGCGGCGGGCGTCTTCGACGGCATCGACATCGACTGGGAGTGGCCGGGCTCGAACGACGGCGAGGTCGGCAACCACGTCGATCCGGTCAACGACAAGGGCAACTTCAAGCTGCTGCTCAAGGAGTTCCGCACCCAGCTCGACGCCTACGGCGCGACGACCGGCAAGGACTACCAGCTCTCGGCGTTCCTGCCCGCGAGCCCGTCGGTGATCGACGCCGGGGGCTGGAACGACCCCGAGCTGTTCCAGTACCTCGACTTCGGCAACGTCCAGGGGTACGACCTGCACGGCGCGTGGAACCCGTCGCTGACGGGGCACCAGATCAACCTCTACGACGACCCGGCCGACACGCGCTCGGCGTCGCAGCAGTTCAGCGTCGACAAGGCGGTCAAGAAGTACCTCACCGCGGGGATCGCGCCCAAGCAGCTCGGTCTCGGCCTCGCGGCCTACGGCCGCGGCTGGAAGTCGAGCTCGCAGGCGCCCTGGGGCGCGGCGACCGGTGCCGCTGCGGGCACCTGGGAGGCCGGCATCGAGGACTACTCGAAGCTGAAGAACGTCGGCACCGGCTACCACGACGCCGCGGTCGGGGCCTCCTGGCGCTTCGACGGCACCAACTGGTGGTCGATCGACGACCCGAAGACGATCGCGCTGAAGAAGGACTACATCGTCTCGAAGGGCCTCGGCGGCGGCATGTGGTGGGAGCTCGACGGCGACCGTGAGGGCGAGCTCGTCGGCCTCCTCGCCGACGGCCTGCGCGCGGCGCCGACGGGTCCTGCGACCGACCCGACGAACCCGACGGATCCGACCGACCCCACGGACCCGACCGACCCGACCGACCCGACCGACCCGACGGGTTGCACGGCGGCCGCGTGGACGGCCTCGGGCACCTACACGGGCGGTGCGAAGGTCTCGCACGACGGCTCCGAGTACGCGGCGAAGTGGTGGACGCAGGGCGAGACGCCCGGTTCCGCCGCGGTCTGGGCGCTCATCGGCCCGTGCGCGACCGACCCGACGGACCCGACGGACCCGACGGACCCGACGGACCCGACCGACCCGACCGACCCGACCGACCCGACGGACCCGACCGACCCGACCGACCCTGGCACCTGCTCGACGGCCGCGTGGAACGCGTCGACGGCCTACAGCGGCGGCGCGACGGTGAGCCACCAGGGCTCGGTCTACAAGGCCAAGTGGTGGACGCAGAACAACGTCCCCGGTGCCGAGCAGTGGGGACCGTGGGCGCTGCAGGGCGCATGCTGA